GATTCTATTCCTGGCCGTGATCTGAGTGAAGGCGCCCCCGGGGTGGCGCGGGCGGAGGTGCTTCCGATGCTGCCGGCCGGGGAGTTCTACGTGCTCGTCCAGGAGCGGATCGAGGATGGCATACATGCCGTCGAGAAGGCGGCGCGTGACGAGGAGGCCGTCGCGGCGCAGGAGATTGCCCAGGCGCAGGCCGCCTTCGATCAGGAGAAGTCCTTGGTCACGATCCAGCAGAAGGAGGCGGGACAATCCGCGGCCGCGGCATGCGAAAAGGAGCTGGACCTGCGCACGCGCCGCGCCGCGCTCCAATCCCTGCGCGACAAGGGAACGGCGACCAATGCCGAGATCATGACCGAGGAAGGGAAGTCGCGGGAGGCGGAGCGGGCCGTCCTTCAGTCGCAGCGGAACGCCGCGAACAAGCGCGAGGATGCGGCCAAGAAGCTGAGCGAGCTTCTCGGCAGGCGCATCGAGGTGCTCGAGGCGCAAGCGGCCCTGATCATCGTGCGGGGGTAGGACGGTCGCGTCTATCGCTCGGCCGGGATCCCGAGCGCGTCCGCGAACTCTCGATAGGCCGTGGCGGGATCCTGCGCCCCCCAGATCGCGCCGATCACGGCGACGCCGTGGGCGCCCGCGTCGAGGCAGGGTCGCACGCGCTCGATGGTGATCCCGCCCAGCGCGAGGACGGGGAATCCTTCGCAAGCCCGGACGACGGCGGCGAGAGTCTCGACCCCCTGGGGCAGCCCCATCCGTAGCTTCGAGGGCGTCTCGAACACGGGGCCGAAGGTCACGAAGTCGGCGCCCTCGTCGCGGGCGCGAAGGGCAGCGTCGATCGAGTGGGTAGATCTTCCGATCGGCAGTCCGGGGCCGAGCTGCGCGCGCGCGAGGCGCGTCGGCAAGCCCTCCTCCGGCAGATGGACGCCGATGCGCAGGGCGGCGGCCGTGTCGACTCTGTCGTTGACCAGAATCCGCGTCGTCGCCCCCACAGCCCCCAGCAAGACGCTCAACTGGCAGAGATGGTCGTAGGTGGCGAGGGGGCTCAGGTCCTTCTCCCTCCACTGGAAGGCGGGAAGCCCTTGTCGCGCCAGGCCGAGCAGCACATGGGCGGGGTTCGGCCCCATGCGATCCCGGTCCGAGATCAGATAGAACCTCGGGGCGTCCACGTGGCCGTCCTAGAGGCCCCCGGCCCGCACGACGCCGGCCAGGGGGCTCGAGGCCGTCGCGTACAGCTTCCGCTCGATCCTCCCGGATTCGTAGGCAAGCCGCCCAGCCTCGACGGCCAGCCGCATCGCGCGCGCCATCGCGACGGGGTTCTTGGCGCCCGCGATCGCCGTGTTCAGAAGGACGGCGTCGCAGCCCAGCTCCATGGCGATGGCGCAATCCGAGGCGGTTCCCACTCCCGCGTCCACCAGAACGGGGATCTTGATCGTCTCGAGGATGATCTGGATGTTGTAGGGATTCCGAATACCAAGGCCGGAGCCGATCGGCGCGCCCAGAGGCATGACGGCGGCGCAACCGGCATCCTCGAGCTTCTTGCACACGATAGGATCGTCGATCGTGTAGGGAAGCACGGTGAAGCCGTCCTTGACCAGGACCTTCGCCGCCTCGAGGAGACCCTCGTTGTCAGGGAAGAGCGTGTTGGGGTCTCCGATCACTTCGAGCTTGATCAGATCGGTCTGAAGCGCCTCGCGCGCGAGCTGGGCCGTTAGAACGGCGTCCTTCACGGAGTAGCAGCCTGCGGTGTTGGGAAGCAGCGTGTACTTCTTCGGATCGATGTGATCGAGCAGACACTTGCCGGTGCCTTTTTCCTCGAGTGGAACGCGACGGATCGCGACCGTGACGATCTCGGCCCCGGAGGCATCGAAGGCCTTTTTCATCGTCTCGAAATCGGCGTACTTGCCGGTTCCGATCAGGAGCCGGCTCAGGAACTCCCGCCCCGCGAAGCGGAGGGGGGAGACCCCGCGGAAGGGGACGAATTCGCCCTGTGCTTTCATGCTTCTCTCAGCCTCCTTGCACGGCAGTGATGATCTCGAATCGATCTCCCTCGACCACGGGAGTCGCCTCCCATCGCGCCCTGGGCACGACAGCATCGTTGCGGGCGATCGCGATTCCTCCCTGCGAAGACGAGATCCCCAATGCCCGGAGAAGGTCGCCCACGGTTCGAATCGCCTGCATGTCCCGCATCTCTCCGTTGATGACGACCGTCATGATGATCCTCTTGGTGGTGGAGAGGACGGACGCTGCTTCGAGGGAGGCCGTTTCCCTACGCTGGAATGACCCAGATCAGGTTTCCGGGGTCTCTTCTCAGTCCTCTCCAGGACACCCCCAACGACCGATCATGAGAGGGTAGGCCGCGGCGCCTGGCCTGTCAACTCGTGGCGAAGGATCTTCCACCCGCGGCGCTCCGCCTCTCTGCGCAGCCGATCGTCGGGATCGACGGCGAATGGCTCGCCGACCCACCGGAGCAGGTGAGCGTCGCTCCAGTGGTCAGCATAGGCGGAGCATCCTCGGGGATCCCAGCCGTGCTCGAGCGCCAGTCGGCTCGCGATATCGAGCTTCGTCCGGCCATAGGGGTGGGGACCGGCGCGGCGCCCGGTGAGCCGCCCGCGAGCGTCCAGCTCCATCTCGGTGCCGATCGCGAAGTCCGCGCCGAAGTGTCGGGCGATCGGTCCGAGCAGCAACGTGGGCATTCCGGTCAGAAGGACGATCTTCCTCTCGAGGGCGCGCTCCCAGGCGACCCATTCCTTCCCTCGGATGCCGAGTCTCGGCTCGATCTCCGAGTCGAAGAGAGCCTCCGCCCACTCGCGAACCTGAGCGGGATCAAAGCCGGCAAGGTAGCCCTTGTTCGCTTTGCGCGCGACCGTGAGTCCGCGCGGAAGCAGCCGCGAGCCCTCGAGCAGGAAAGGAAGCCATCGGAATCGACCGGGAATCGTCCGCCGGAGCAGACCGCGGACAAGAAGCATCTCCACCGACACTCCCGGGAGGAGGGTCTTGTCCACGTCGAAGAAGGAGGCTCCGGCCTGCGCCCCGTCCATGTCTACTCGTTGAAGCTGAAGGTCGACTCCGAATAGAAGCGGATTCGACCCTCCTGGATCCTGCTCAGGATCATCTCGATCAATCGCTGGTTCAGCTCCTCGATGGAGAGATTGCGGGAAAGTACCCAGAGCGGCAGATCGACGCGAAGGGCTCTCTTTGGGATCAGATGTCTCGTGATGCCCGCCGGGAGCTTCTCTTTCGCCCTTCCGACGCGGAGGATCTCCTCCTTGGTGAAATGCGGGAAGACAACGAGGCCGGTGAATCTCGGATGGTTCGCGCCGACCCAATCGAACTCGTCGTAGCTGATCCTGTCGAGGAATCCGCGCTCGCGATAGAGGCCGTGCGCATGCCGCAGGATCGGTACCGCGCGGGCGAGCCAACGCCTGTCCTCACGGGGCAAGCCGTCCGAGGGAACGAGCAGGAGGCTGCTCCGGTCCCGGAATATGATCTGCGCGTACGTCCCCTTGCGCGATCGGAAGGGCGAGCCCGTGGCCGGCGCCTGCTGCGGGATGAGCCGGACATCCTTCAGGGCGCGCAGCTTCCTGAGGAACCGGGCCCGATCTTCGATGTATATGAGGTGATGCCAGCGCTGAAGCTCGACCAGCCGATCGCCGTACTCCACGATCTGCACCAGAATCTGCTTGAGGCCGAGCGCCTTCAATCCCGTCACGCGATGGGCTCCGTCCAGAAGGAGGAGCCCCCGGCCGCCTCCGGCCTGCGCGACGATCGGAGGGTGCCGAAGAACTCCGTCCTGCTCGAGCCTGGCGGCGACGCGCCGCATCCGGGCGGCCTCCGTGTCCTCGTGCAGCAGGATCTTCGAGATAGGGACTACCCGCAATCGCGGAAGCTCCCCCTGGTTGATCAGCTTCTCATAGCGTTCCAGCACTTGAGTTCCTCCGGCTTGACCATGCTCCCTGGGGATTCTTCGTCCATCGACGGGCTCAGGTCCAGTCCGGAACGGGCCGAAAAACAGAGGACGGGCAAGGCTCTACCCAACGAGCGGCCGGGGATGCGTTCCGGACGGCCGCTTCCGGAGACGCGGCGGATCGGGTATAGTCAACTGGTATGTGGCCCGTGACCGAATCCAGGGGAGGTTCTTCGATGGTTTGTCGCAGTGTCCGGTTCCTCGTGATCGCGAGTTCGGCCCTCGCGGCTCTCGCCTTCTGCCGCACCGCGCGGGCGCTTGAGCCCTTCTCCTTTGCGAATGCCCGCCCCGCGCGGCTCGACGAGGTGCCCCCCATCCCTATTCCGGAGGAGGGCCCCCTGTCGTATCAGGAGGCCGACTCTCTCATCCAGGCCATCTCGGGCGGGGAGAAGTACCCCGAAACTCGCTATCAGATCTTCGATGTCGATCTCGACGCTGACGGGGATCAGGAGCAAGTCGTCCAGTTGGCGCGGGTCGCGCAACCTGGGATCTTCAGTCGGGCGTGGTGGGGCGTCTACGAAGGAGGACGGCTCGACCAGATGCTCTTCTGGAACCGTGGAATCGAGCGGGCGGCGGTCGAGAAACTCAGAGTGCCGATGTCGTTTCCCAACGCCGCCGACAGCCTGACATTCGTGACGAGCGTGCCCGAGTGGTTTCCGGCGACCGATGTCGTCGAATACGGCGATCTGACCGGCGACGGCAAGTCGGAGATCGTGATCTGGATGCTGGGCGCCACAAGACAGATGCGGATGGGAACGGGAGTGTTCGCGCCACTCATCCTTTCCCCGACGCCGGAGGGGCTGCGGGAGGTCTTCCGGACCTACGCGCTCTATGTCCGATGCACGGCCCTAGATCCCAATGGGACGCGGGAGTACGTGAGGAAGGCCCTTCGGTTGCACGTACGGCAGCGCAAGAGCAGCCCGGCCTGCGACATCGTCATGGAGCCCTTCGTCCCGTCCGTCAGTCCCGACACGCTCTGCAAGAGACTCGGCCTGGACGAGCGAGACCTGCCTCGCGATCCCGACGAGTACATGCCTCTGAAGCGCATTGCCCCAGACGCGAAGATCCCGGGAGACTGGTTCATCTCCCGGTGGGACGGGAGCAAGTTCGGGCCGTTCAAGTTCGCGAGGGACGTCAAGCTGGACTAGATCCAGTCGGAGCGCGCTAGAATCCGGCCACTTCTCGGATCGCCTCGAGGATCCGCTCCTGGTTGGGAAGCACGGCCGCCTCGAGCGTCGGGGCGAAGGGACAGAAGCTGTCCCTTGCGGCGACCCGCTTCACCGGTCCATCGAGGCTCGCGAAGCAGGCGTCGGCGATGAACGCCGCGATCTCGCCTCCGAATCCTCCGGTGAGGATCGCCTCGTGCGCGATGATCGCCCGTCCCGTCTTCGTGACGCTCTCGCTAATCGTCTCGCGATCGTACGGGATGATGCATCGCAGGTCGATCACCTCGACCGATACTCCTTCCTTCTCAGCCTCCCCCGAGGCCTGGATGCTCCGTTGCACGGCGCTTCCCCATGCGATTACGGTCACGTCCGTGCCTGGGCGGGCGACGCGCGCCTTCCCGAACGGGATCAGGTGATCGGGCCCGGGCTCCGGAGACTTCGAGTAGACCTGACGGTAGAGCCCCTTGTGCTCGAGGAAGAGGACGGGATCATCGGCCCTGCAGGCGCTCTTGATGAGCCCCTTGGCGTCGGCCGCGTTGGACGGATAGAGGACGCGCCAACCGGGGGAGTGGGCATAGAGGGCCTCGACGCACTGGCTGTGGAATGGACCCCCTCGGATGTAGCCCCCCACCGGGACCCTGACGACAAGCGGACAGGTCCACGCGCCCTGGCTGCGCCAGCGGAGGGTGGGGATCTCGTTTCGCATCTGCATGAAGGCGGGGAAGGAGTAGTCGCCGAACTGGATCTCGACGACCGGCTTCCATCCCCCGATCGCCATTCCCTGCGCGACGCCCACGATGCTCGCCTCCGCCAGGGGGGAGTTCTCGACCCGGCCCGGAAAGGCGGTTCCCAGACCGCGGGTCACGCCGAAAACGCCGCCCTTCGGATCGGCGACGTCCTCGCCCCATATGAGGATCCTCGGATTGCGCTCCATCTCCTCCCTGAGCCCGTGATTGATCGCGTCGATCATCGTCACCGGCTCGGGCGAGAGAGGCGCCTGCTCGGGTTCGTCCACGACCGGTAGGAGGTCGCTGACGATGTGTGACATCAGATTGGTGGGATCGGGGTAGGGATAGGCGTCGGCTTCCTCGGCGGCGGCGTCGACCTCGGCCTTCGTCTTCTCCCGCAGTTCGCTGATCCGCTCGCCGGTCAGGATCCCCCGGCGCACGAGCGCTGCCTCCGTGTGGCTGAGGGGATCGCGCCGCGCCGCTTCTGCAAGCTCCTCCTCGGTCCGGTACTTCTTGTGGTCGTCCGAGGAAGAGTGGGCATCCAGGCGCACGACATGGGCCTCGACGAGAAGGGGGCCTGCGCCCGCGCGGATCGCGTCGAGAGGCGGCTTCATGGCGGAGTACAGGTGGGTGAACCGCGTCCCGTCGACATCGATTGCGCGAATGTTGAACGAGCGGCTGATCTCGTGGATGTGCACGCCCGTCTGGGTCTCCTGCGAGACGCTGATCGCGAGACCGTTGTTCTGGATCACGAAGAGGACCGGGAGCTGCTCGCGGCTCGCCCAGTTCAGGGATTCGAAGAACTCCCCCTGGCTGGTCGTTCCCTCACCGGAGGAGACATAGACGATCTCGTCCCGCCCATCCGCCTTCACGGCCCGGGCCATGCCCACGGCGGCGAGATACTGAGTGCCGGTGCAGGCGGTCGGGGAGACCACCCGGAGCGCCTTGGAGGAGAAATGCTCGCTCATGTTGCGGCCATTGCCGCACGGATCCCCCTCGCGCGAGAGCATGTGGAGGAAGATATCTCTGAGGGGCATCCCCAGGCCGACCATGAGGGCCTTTTCGCGGTAGTAGGGGAAGAACCAGTCCTTGCCGGGTCGCAGGGCCATCGCGACGGCGATCTGGAGCTTCTCGTGCCCGCGGCTCGAGGAGTGGAAGGAGCACTTGTTGGCGCGCACGAAGACCTTCATCCGCTCCTCGATGAAGTAGACGCGCAGCATCTTCTCGTAGAGCGCGAGGAGGGTCTCCGAGTCTATCGCGACTCCGGTGACGATCGACGCGGCTCCTGGGTGTTGTGTTGCCATATCCAAGGCTTCCTTCCGTAATGGGTCAAGGATAGGCGGGGGCGGCAGGCGGGCGCAGCAGGAAAAGGAGGGATGTGGCCATAGCATCTTTATTTGCTATGGGTTATGGCTTGCTCTGCCCTGGATTGACATGCCCTGGCGACTGCGGCCTAGAATGGCCGGGGCCGCAAACCGGGGGGTATGACGGATGTTCAGACTCATCCCGATAGTGGCGGGGGTCTTGTTTCTCGCATACGGGCTCTACGCTCTCCACTCCGGGCGCATCATCAGCACCTGGGGGCGCTTCTCCTACCGCCCGAACGCGATCTACTGGATCACGACCGGGGCGTTCCTGCTGCTGGGGGTGATGAACCTGATCATGGGCCTCAAGGTGAGAGGGAGGTAGCTTGAAGCAGAGGGGACCTGATCTTCCTCCGTGCCGGACGAGGCGGATTCCCCGCTGCGTCAGGGAATCCTGAAGAGCTCATCGTACCGATCCCGGTATTCCGCAGTCAGGTCCCTTCCTGAATCATCTACGATCCTGCATGGGCATTTCCTTAGCAGTGGCAGCAGATGTCCCTCGATCTCTGAGTGGATGTCCTCCTTGCCCGGAAGAAACACCGTGATCACCTTGCTGTCCAGGGCGATCATTCCGTTCGTGTCGAACGGTGTCTTGGGATCCTCCAACAGCTGAACGAGCCGTCGGGCCGCGGCTCCTCGGGTCGAGCAGACTACGAAGGTGGGCTTCGAACGGCCAGGGTGCAGGATCGCCAAGGGGTTCTTGGCAAGTTCCCGCTTGAGCTCGTCAATGGGGAATTCCCGATCGTCATCGATCACCAAGTGGAAGAAGGGAACCATCGATGTTCACCTCTATTGAAGGTCCGTGTGGACTGTCTCAGCCCAACCATTCTCGAACGCCGCGTTTTCCGCGGACCCCGTCGGGTGCGGGTTGTTCATGTCCTTGGGATACTTGGGTTGGGCATTGCCGTCATTGTCGACCTTGAACCCCTCGTTCTTGAAATCGGTGTTCGCATCATAGGGATCCCTGACCGACTTGCTCGCGTGCGGTTGTTCGCGCGGAGAACCGGCGTGACCGTCCGGTTTCACCCGCACCATCCCGCCATCCGGGTGGGTGTAGAAGTCCTGTCTCATGGGCTGACCATTCTTATCCAGGATTGGCTGGCCCGTCTTTGGATCGTTGATGTAGCCAGGTTGCTTGGTAAACCCCTTGCTCTGGAGCTCTGCATCGATCTGGTCGGGAGTCTTGCCCCGCAGGTCGAGGTCCTTGACTGACTTGCCATACTGATGTCCGTTGGGGAGCGTCTTGCCAGCTTCGAAGTCGGCCACGGCTTGTGGCTTGCTCTTCCATACCTGTCCTGGGTTCTTCGCACTCCACTCCTGGAATTCCTTCGCGACCTTGGCTCGCTGCGCGGCTGAGAGCTTGGGTTTGGCGGTCGGAGGCGGTGCGGCGTTTTGCGCGTTCGGCCCGGACTGCCCCGCGGCCTGCGCGGCGTTGTTGGGACCCTTCTGGCCGGGACAGCCTGAGAGGCCGTCGATGTCGACCGCCGTGAGGGGATCGGTGGGATAGGCGTAGAGGTTCAGGCTTCCTGAGATCCCGACTGGATCGGACTGGATGTAGCGGGCAAGGAGAGCATCGTAGTACCGGAAGCGGTTGTAGCAAAGACCCGTCTCTTCATCGTAATAGTGCCCGGGACGGCGGAGCGGCATCTCGATCGCGCTTGCCGGATCTATGACGGCGCGTCCGTACGGCTCGATTCGGGCAGTCCAGACCGTCGTGCCGCTGTCATCCTCAACCTGGGTCGGGGTCCCAATCTGGTCGGTGAAGACGAAGTAGCGCCTGCCGCTTGTGGGATCGGCATCGACGTTCACGTACTCGATGAACAGGAATGGGACGAGGGCGCGTTCGTCGGGGTAGACATAGACCCTGAGACTGCCGTCCGTTCTGACTTCCGCCGCGAGACGCGCGTTGTCCCAATAGAAGGTGCGTTGCTCGCCGTCGCCCCAGGCCTTGTGGATGCGACGGCCCAATGGGTCGTACTGGGCCTGCCAGGTGCTGCCGTTCCGATCGCAACGGATCAGTCGGTCAAGGGAGTCGTACTCGTACCGCGTGGGGCCGGCGGGGCCAGACCGCTCGGAGATGCCGTATCGGCTGTCGTGTAGGAAGGACTTCCCGTTCGCCGACCCCAGCAGGTTCCCGGGCAGCACGCGGACATCGGCGAGTCCGGGCTGCCTCAGGAGATTGCCCGCGGCGTCGTACTCGAATGCGCTCTTCCTTCCGTCGGGAGGGATCTCGCCGCTAAGCCGTCCCGCAGCATCGTACAGGTAGGTCGTTGTCCTGGAGTGATCGTCCACGCGTCGGGTAAGGCGACCCTCACCCGAGTACTCATAGGCGTGCTCTCGTGCGAGATCGGGATGCGCCGGAGAGGTCCGCAGTTTCCGAAGGCAACGGCCCCGGTCATCATAGGCAGCCAGCTCGACAGTTCCGTTAGAGAGGCTCTTCGATACCAGGCCCGTCCCCGTGGTCTGGATCCGGTGAAGCGCACCTGTGGGGTCCTTGATGATGATGGCACTGGGGCTCTCGGGATCCCTGTCGTACGTCGTGATGAAGCGTCCGAAGACTTCCGTGATCGCGAGATCGAGGCCCAGGAAGCCGTGAACGATCCCCTTGCCGTCGCGCTCGTCACGACAGATCCGGCCGTAGGCCTCGTAGTCGAACACGACTTCGAGGTCATCAGTGGCTGCACACGTGATGCGGCCCAGCCAGTCGTACTCGAAAGCCTGCCGCTCCCCAGAAGCGAGGATTCGCGCCTTGTGCGCATTCCTGGGGCCTATCTCGAAGGACACGAGCGGCCGACCCTCGCTGTCCAGCTTCTCGATCAAGCTGTCGGCATGGTCGTAGCGGTACTGCTCCATCAGGCGGCCATCGCGGCGGACCTCGATCAGGCGGTCTTTGAGATCGTAGACGAACTGGTGGTCGGCCCCGCCAGGATCGACGACTCGAGTGACATCCCGGCGGCGCGAGTACTCAAAGTGCGTCGTATGGCCTAGGGGATCGGTCTCCTGTTCCTTGAGATTCCAGGACGAGTACTTGAAGCGACGTGTGCCGCCGTCGGCGTCGATGTGTCGGGTCAAGTTCCCGTTGGGGTCGTACTGCCATTGCCTGATGCCGCCCGTCGGGGCGACATTGTGGATGGGCCGTTGCATCGCATCGAGCCGGACTGTGGCGGGCGAAGATGGGTGAGCCCCGCCGTCTTCAGTCGGAGGGAATCCGCCTCCATCGAGACGGGATAGTAGCCGGTCTACGTATTCGATGGGGAGGTGTCGGAGTGCCGGATCCTCCGCGATCGATTCCGGCTGCCTCTCCCCATTCAGAAGGTTCCCGTATTCCCACTCGCGCGGTGTCTGCGGCGGGTCGTAGTAGGAGACCTCCGGTGGAGCCGGCTCAACATGGATCGGCGGCAGCAGACGCCCGAACGGATCGAACCGACCAGTATGCGAACCCCTCTCGTCATAGATATACTTCGTCGCGCTCCCGCCAGGATCGATCTCCTCGACGATCTGCCCGAGCGGATCCATCTTGAAGACGGTACTTCCGCCATACGGATCGACAATCTCGGCTATCGTCCCCCACTTGTCGAAGCGATAGACCCAGCGCCCCCCGTCCCCCGTGGTGCGGATCGTGCACCTGTCTGCGGGCCGGTAGTCGAACCAATCCTCATAGAGGCCATCGTCTCCGACGCTGTGAACACACCGTCCTTGCGCGTCATAGGCGTGGTTGAAGGAGTATCCGTTGCGATCTGTGATGCGGGTCATCCGGTTCCCGGCGTCGTACTCGTACTTGCCTTCCGCTCCGAGGGCGTCGCGCCAGATGATCAGGTTTCCGGCCACGCTGTACCAATAGGAGGCCAAGGTCAGGGCCTGACCATCATCCGGCGTCAGCATGAGAGCGACGATGTGATCGCGGTGGTCGTACTCGATACGGACGGGGCCGCCGAAACTCCCACGAAGCCCGCTCAGCCTTCCGCGCGAATCGTAGAAGAGGTCGATCCGCTCTTCCCGGGACCGCAGATGGACAAGTGGAGCGACCTCGCCGTTGAGGAAGCGGAAGCCCATGATCGGACAGCCCGTCTCCTCGATCTCATAGAGGGTAGGATCAATCTTGCGGAGGAGAAGTCCGTCGAAGACGACCTGATCTCTTCCAGCGGGAATGTGGGGGAACTCAGCGGTGTCGCCCTCCTGGTCGATGTAGGCGAACCCCTTCTCGGTTCGACGCAGCTCTCGCTGGTATTCGTGGCGGAAGCCCCGCCCAATCGGCCCCTCGTTGTGGCTCATCGCCGAGTCGTAGTGGCGCCTCCACTGGAACGGGATTCCGCCCGGGATCTCGTAGTCGAGGAAGGTGTCGACGGTCGCCCCCGTCAGCACGTAGACGGGACAGCCGGGTTTCGCGCACGCCTTGTTGGCGGGGGCCTTGCGCGACTTGAGCATTGCCTTGAGCCTGCTGAAGATCTTGGTCTTCTTGAGGAGCCCGAGGGCCTTCCCCAGGGCCTTGAACAGCCCCTTGAAGATGCCGCCCATGAGGAAACTCAGGAGGGAGGGCATCGGCACGCCGCCGATGATCACGTTTGGAGAGGCGGAGATCGTGAAGCCGATCACTGCTCCGACGCCGGGGTCAAACGACCCGCAGTGCTTGGTGATGTCAACAAACAGACGGCCTGCGCGCGCTCCCTCGACCCACACATTCGAGGACCCGAGGAAGACCTCGTAAAGCGGAACGTAGCCGCCGCACCAGATGCCGAGCCCCATGTCCCCGCAGCGGGCGGCGGGCATCGCGTTGATCAGCGTGCGCGTCGCCCCCGATAGAAACGGGATTGGAATGATTGGCCCTGTGCTCGGGAGTGGGATCGGCGGGGCCGGAGGGATGAAGTTGGGTGGGTGCATGTGCGCGTGCGGCAGACCGATGTCCATGTCCATGATGCGGATCGCCGGTAGTGCGGGGAAGGGGATCATCGCAATAGGCATGGAGATGATCTGTTCAAGGCTTGTGAGCAGATCGAAGGTCGCGCCGATCTTGCCGAGGATTCCGGTCGGAGCGACATCGCCCGGATCCGGTGCTGCCATGCCGGTCAGGACCTTGAACTTCTTCCATGCGTCGCCAGCCTGAGCACGAGCGGAGGTCGCCGCAGCATCGCCGCTGACGCTGTGCCACTTGCCCATGATCCCCTCGGCGAGCCCTGGACCGAAGTCGCCGCCACCGGTCGGATCGGCGGCCCGCTGCTTCAGACCCTCCCCTGTGTGCTTCCAGACATCCGTCCAGCTCGATTGAGGGGCGTTCGGATCCTTTGCGGCCATCTGCTTGTTGGCCGAGTCCATCCCCGCCGCGTTCGCGGTGGCGGAGGTCAACACTTGGGCAATGTCAGCTGGATCCGCCATCGCCGCCGTCTTCCCGGAACTCGCTCAGCCCGCCGATCTTCTGCTTCTGCCTGGTCTCCTTGTAGAAGCGCTCCAGCTTGTCGCAGATGTCGGTCAAGCCCGCCCTGCGCACATCGGCCAGGGCCGGAGCGGTGATGCCGCGATAGAGCTCGAGGGCCGCGATCCAGGCTTCCTCCGCTTCCCCGTTTCGCTTCTCGAGCGCGAGGGTCTTCGCTTTGCAGTCGAGCACATAGGCTTCGCCGGGAGGATTGTTGAGGGCCTTGTTCGTCGCCTGGGCGGCATCGAAGCTGCCAAGCGCTTCGTCGACGCGCCCCTCTCTGTGCAGGGCCACGCCGAGGTTGGTGAGCACCATCGCGAGCAAAGGCTGGCACTTCTGTTCGAGGCAGATCTTGAAGGATTGGACGTATCTATCCTGCGCTTCGGGGAACCGCCCCTGCTCCAGGTAGGTGTTGCCGAGATTGTAGAGGCAGTTGGCCTGCTCGACAGGCTTCTCCGCTTCCCCCGAGAGTCGAAGGGCCTCCAGGTGGAACCTCTCCGCTTCGTCGTAACGCTTGTCCGCGAAGGCGAAGGAGGCGGCCATCATCGTGTATTGCCTGCGCTCATCAGGGGTCAGACGGTCCCCCGCCAGGTCGCTCAGGACGCGCTCTTCGATATCCTCGGGATCCATGTAGAAGTCCTGTGCGATGCAGGCGTCCGAGGCTTGTTCGATTCCTTCGAGAAGGCGGCTCTGCTTCGCCGCGAGCAGGATGA
This is a stretch of genomic DNA from Candidatus Eisenbacteria bacterium. It encodes these proteins:
- a CDS encoding tungsten formylmethanofuran dehydrogenase, which codes for MATQHPGAASIVTGVAIDSETLLALYEKMLRVYFIEERMKVFVRANKCSFHSSSRGHEKLQIAVAMALRPGKDWFFPYYREKALMVGLGMPLRDIFLHMLSREGDPCGNGRNMSEHFSSKALRVVSPTACTGTQYLAAVGMARAVKADGRDEIVYVSSGEGTTSQGEFFESLNWASREQLPVLFVIQNNGLAISVSQETQTGVHIHEISRSFNIRAIDVDGTRFTHLYSAMKPPLDAIRAGAGPLLVEAHVVRLDAHSSSDDHKKYRTEEELAEAARRDPLSHTEAALVRRGILTGERISELREKTKAEVDAAAEEADAYPYPDPTNLMSHIVSDLLPVVDEPEQAPLSPEPVTMIDAINHGLREEMERNPRILIWGEDVADPKGGVFGVTRGLGTAFPGRVENSPLAEASIVGVAQGMAIGGWKPVVEIQFGDYSFPAFMQMRNEIPTLRWRSQGAWTCPLVVRVPVGGYIRGGPFHSQCVEALYAHSPGWRVLYPSNAADAKGLIKSACRADDPVLFLEHKGLYRQVYSKSPEPGPDHLIPFGKARVARPGTDVTVIAWGSAVQRSIQASGEAEKEGVSVEVIDLRCIIPYDRETISESVTKTGRAIIAHEAILTGGFGGEIAAFIADACFASLDGPVKRVAARDSFCPFAPTLEAAVLPNQERILEAIREVAGF
- a CDS encoding thiazole synthase, translated to MKAQGEFVPFRGVSPLRFAGREFLSRLLIGTGKYADFETMKKAFDASGAEIVTVAIRRVPLEEKGTGKCLLDHIDPKKYTLLPNTAGCYSVKDAVLTAQLAREALQTDLIKLEVIGDPNTLFPDNEGLLEAAKVLVKDGFTVLPYTIDDPIVCKKLEDAGCAAVMPLGAPIGSGLGIRNPYNIQIILETIKIPVLVDAGVGTASDCAIAMELGCDAVLLNTAIAGAKNPVAMARAMRLAVEAGRLAYESGRIERKLYATASSPLAGVVRAGGL
- a CDS encoding thiamine phosphate synthase, whose translation is MDAPRFYLISDRDRMGPNPAHVLLGLARQGLPAFQWREKDLSPLATYDHLCQLSVLLGAVGATTRILVNDRVDTAAALRIGVHLPEEGLPTRLARAQLGPGLPIGRSTHSIDAALRARDEGADFVTFGPVFETPSKLRMGLPQGVETLAAVVRACEGFPVLALGGITIERVRPCLDAGAHGVAVIGAIWGAQDPATAYREFADALGIPAER
- the thiS gene encoding sulfur carrier protein ThiS, which translates into the protein MTVVINGEMRDMQAIRTVGDLLRALGISSSQGGIAIARNDAVVPRARWEATPVVEGDRFEIITAVQGG